A window from Macadamia integrifolia cultivar HAES 741 unplaced genomic scaffold, SCU_Mint_v3 scaffold2318, whole genome shotgun sequence encodes these proteins:
- the LOC122066281 gene encoding probable glucan endo-1,3-beta-glucosidase BG4, with translation MNRRITSFIFFTFIATTCQAARSRNGMDIGVCYGLLGNDLPPATQVVSLYKRCQIQKMRLHNPNHEALEALRGSQIQVTLGVPNEEIPNLANSQEAAQSWFTTNVEPYVQDIEFSYITIGNEAFPDQFGPFIGPAMHNLKNVLNEYNLHGIQVTTVVNTAVLANSYPPSAAVFTAEAASGMLDILEFLSDNGATIMVNVYPYYAYAGDPTNVRLDYAQFSAKGPVVQDGALSYSNLFDAMVDAFIWAMEKMGFPNVAVAISESGWPSAGNGIFTTPDLARTYNRNFMNHIIKSSGTPKRPNTYMDAHIFAMFNENQKPNGTQQYFGLFYPNMLPVYPIFP, from the exons ATGAACCGAAGGATTACATCGTTCATTTTTTTCACCTTTATAGCAACAACTTGCCAAGCTGCTCGTTCAC GAAACGGGATGGACATAGGGGTATGCTATGGGTTGCTAGGGAATGATCTTCCACCTGCAACCCAAGTGGTGAGCCTCTATAAGAGATGTCAAATCCAAAAGATGAGGCTACACAATCCAAATCATGAAGCCCTGGAAGCATTGAGAGGTTCTCAAATACAAGTCACCTTAGGTGTACCAAATGAAGAAATTCCCAACCTTGCCAATAGCCAAGAAGCTGCTCAATCCTGGTTCACAACAAACGTTGAACCCTACGTTCAGGACATTGAATTTTCTTATATTACTATTGGCAATGAGGCTTTCCCAGACCAGTTTGGCCCTTTCATAGGTCCAGCCATGCACAACCTCAAAAATGTTCTAAATGAATATAACTTACATGGCATTCAGGTCACCACCGTCGTCAACACTGCCGTACTCGCCAACTCATACCCACCCTCGGCAGCTGTCTTCACCGCGGAAGCAGCCTCCGGCATGCTAGACATTCTAGAATTCCTATCTGACAATGGTGCAACCATCATGGTCAATGTGTACCCTTACTACGCCTATGCGGGTGACCCAACAAATGTTCGCCTAGACTATGCACAGTTCAGTGCTAAGGGTCCCGTGGTCCAAGATGGAGCCTTGAGTTATTCGAATTTATTTGATGCCATGGTGGATGCTTTCATTTGGGCTATGGAGAAAATGGGATTCCCAAACGTCGCCGTTGCTATTTCTGAGAGTGGTTGGCCGTCGGCAGGGAACGGGATCTTTACGACACCGGATCTGGCTAGAACTTACAATAGGAATTTCATGAATCATATCATCAAGTCGAGTGGAACACCAAAGAGGCCTAACACATATATGGATGCACATATATTTGCAATGTTCAATGAGAACCAAAAACCTAATGGTACACAGCAATATTTTGGCCTTTTCTATCCCAACATGCTGCCAGTCTATCCCATTTTTCCGTAG